TGATAAGTTTTATGCTATAAAGTTCTCTATTGAGAAAAGCAAAAAGATAAAACTTTCAGCACTTAAGTATAATATGAagaatttacatttacaagaaaaacaggaaataaatatatatcacaaaagtTTTGTGATTTTATGTAATGGCCCAATTGAACAGTCATTAACCTACTGCTggtgacatatatatatgtgtatatacacgcCCAACATAACAGACAATAAAAAGAATCAAGGTAAGAACAGTATTTATGAAGCTTCTAATATTCAACTTTCCATTAcgtcaaacaaaaaaacaaaattgctaTACAGATATCATTCTACGATTGCCACAGACTTTCAAATCTAAGATTAAAAGATGGGCAAAAGCACCAttcttaattacaatataaaattcccctgtattcaaattaatataaacacattaaaaataaaatctaattatttctgaaattattgtaaattatgttttaagtttGATGAGTGACCTAAGACTTAATAAATcttgaaacaagacatttataacaacaaacagaacgactccatattttaatagtattatcCCAGTCAGTGAATGTCGAAACTGAATAGAAAACTATCCAAAACTTCACAACCAGCGAACTGATTttcagtagttcaaaataaggtaaatgttttcaataattcatACCCATCTTAATGCTGTTCAAAACTTAACACTCAACTGAATAATTCTGTCAACTTCACAAAAAGTCAAAACTGAAAGTTATTCAAGAATGTTTTCGTTTCAAActtaaatgagtttttttttcatagttcGTACTCTGTGAATATTTTACCAATGCTTCATACTTAAGTGAAATCTATCCAACACTTGAATTTTAACAAGGTCTGAAAGTACATGAGACTAAATTCAGGATATTGGGTGGTATACGAAAGTGTGTCACTGAGTCTActataacaaagttaaaaataaaaacatgtatttttattataggaAATAATTCGATCGTTTAACttgaaaaactataatttaatacCGAAAGTGTACCGCCACAAAGATGGCGAGTTTACAGGAAATTGCAGAAGTACACATGTTCAACACAGTTAATACACTTATCTGTTTACCAAGAGTAACATATCTTCGTCGATTTTTCCTCGTTAAATTCTATGACAGTTTCGCAATGACCACAGAGAAAACAAATTTATAGATCTAGAAACGAACTTTTTTATTGAGCATTGTATCATTTTCTATTGTGGTACTTTGatacttcaccacattaattcaacaataactttacaaatttcaaataagtttcaaaattaaactggtGTTTGTGTAATTTGAACTGACGAGAAAcatcttttactttttctttcacaaaaatggtttgtttgtttttcactttcgcgcaaacctacagtAAGGCTATCTGCACTCGTCGTCCCTAATTGTGCAGTGTCAAacgaaggcagatagtcatcactaacagccgccacctcttgggatactcttttaccagctaCTCTCTCAACTTAATGCTTCTTCATAGTTAAAACAAAGTGAATAGTTTcaacaattaaatttttatatagaatGCAAGTCAACGAGACTGATATTTGGAGAGATAAAGAAAGATATCACAGCTTCTGGTATtaggaaaatcaaaatatttatatactctaATAAAGAATTAGATATTGTTACCCCCAAAAAATACACTTTACTTCCAGAGGTGTTCGACCACGAAAACACGGAATTCAGAAAGCTGGACGGATTGTGTTCCACTTTTATAATTTACTAATAGTGTTCGTGTTCAGAGTATTGTggcatttataaattttacagaaaaaaattgtcGTAGAACTTTTCTCCCACAAATCCTAGAGATTACGCCGAAAATGACGTTATAGCACTAAGCAACGAGATTTTGTATTGAATATTATATTGCCATCGTTTTTTGCCTTatcaaattttgactttttataaTAAACTGGTAATTGTGTATAAACTAATCACaagtttgtttcaattttctgataataaaataaaaattcacaaaaaattaaattctcTATGAAATCCAAAACATCAAGCCTTATGTGATTCGTGTCTCAAGAGTAAATCACAAGATTCGTTggttcactttaaaaaaaaaacctttataaatGTTCTTGAACTAAATAATGACGATCAAATCCCAGTATAAAACAAAAGATTGTTGATGTGTATAGTATTCTTAATTTACTACAAACGTTTAATTCTTTAAGTAACATTGTGTTAAAGTAGTCAACTTCAGactaaattttatctttaattaggcttatgatttttagctgttgttgTATAGTGTCAGTCATATAGTCGGCCTAATGAATACTGGCACGCAGATACGTTAAGTTCTGGAATAGCAGGCCTACttcttaaatattctttatttacttgAATCAACATTTCAATATTACGACTCTATCGGAGatgttgtgataataattaatgttttatttaagtttggcATACGTTCAAATTCCGTTTCATTCTCTACAGGCTTAGACTATAGCTCCAACGCTTGCTTATATTTCCATAATggtgtgaaaacaaaaaaatgacatATAAATGGCATGTACTAAAATATAAGGTAATTAAGGAATATTATATGTTGtggtatattttagttatatttcgtTTTATAATTACTATGTGTGAAGTCAAAGAAATGACATCgtaagtgtaatttttttaagaatatattttacgtGTTTATGTGACATACAATCTGGagtagaaaatttttattttcgcGTATTAATTCACATTACGTACGTTACTCTCACAACATTTTGGGCTagtaatacttttgttttcaaaatttagttcCCCTGAAAAATACATACTTTACTGTAGAACAACAAATCTTCCTAATATTCATattcatgtttaatataaatatgcattAACATTTCATGCGTTAATAGAATGTAAAATTATACCGGATATTTCCGTTTCTTGGGCTGTGTTTTTTTCTACATACCTATAATAATACGCAAGTAAACAGTTACTGACGCTCCATTGTATCGTTAGTTATGATCGAACGTTTCAAGAAGAGATTGTACCTTTTTACCCGACGGCAGCCTATGACGAAATAAGGCCTGTCATGGTCATGTGGTTAGTGGGCGCTACTCGAAATCCGAtcgtcacgggttcgaatccccttcatacTAAACATACTGGCCCCTTACTGCCGTGTGGGTGTAATATAATCATGTAATCTAAATAATGGTCTaacatttgttgtaaaatatcTTGATTCAGCTTTGATAACAACTGGTACCATTTTCTAAGTTACAGGTTAAGTTGCTTGTACGTTGTCTTAAATTCAGTTGTCAGTTTATAACataagttttgttaaaaatcGAACTCttggtatataaatatttaggttggatataagtaaataacaaaatttttttagcaaatcaagaaagaaaactaatagCGCATGCCCACAGAATCCAATGGACAGTTGATTATAGCCTACTTTGTTGAGTGCTCTATATATGTTATTCTAAATTCGGTACACCATAATTCTAACAATAAGACTGGTGAAAACTAGTTTTGTGCACCACTTTGCTTTCCTAGTTCAAAGAACACCGTTAACTCATGACCTCTCTTCTctgttaaaattacaattttactcAGTACGATATCACTTTAGTTTGGTTATAGCTCTAGTGTTCAGctgaaataatattatagctAGTACAACTTGAAGTACAAGTacagtattataataaatgtttgtattagattagtATATTTTTGAATTACGTAAATACATCTGTCTGACACACGAAGCAGTTTACTGGCAAGAGAAGTTCCACTGATAATATCCTGGATAGTAGTTGTAACAAGAAAGCAAATGAACATCTGGATAAAGGTGAAATGACAATCATAAAATGAATCCTGAagcagtacaacaatagttggcGGTAACtcatgataactagctgccttctttccagttttttactattaaattacaGACAGCTATGGCAAACAACACTCgtgtaaatttaaacattaaaaataaatactgaatatcaAATTGAAAATTTAGAAATTTCTCATCTTATTTCAAATTACACTGTGGTAATGATGatgaatttttatacaaaaaatccGTGCGTTTTTTTAAGACACAAACTGTACGTTTGTCTTTTTGCACTAAGTATTGAAAAAatagaagtccacattctgataTTATACGATGAAGAATACTGGTGACCAATAGATGTTCATACAAGAATttcatgtagtttattttattaattcaacatCACAACATTGTATTCCTAAAAGCCACTGTAGCTTCTTATATTGATTACTCATTCACAAATCTAATGGTGCTAGTTTGTTGATGGCACaaagattaaattaaaaaaaaacattataaaaccaaTTAACATTTTGACTTCACTATGTTTTATGTATCTAGATAgctaattgtttaaataattatcgATCATTAactgaacatttaaaatttatataatgacatttatcaaattaaaaagaGAACCAACATAGATTAATCCGTATTCAATTTGGTATAGTACTAACCGTCTCTCTAGAATAcagtgaaatatatgtaaaatacttATTACAATTTCAAGTTACGTATATCATcttgaaattaattttctcttGCTGTTAATTTATGCCATCAATTTACGAGTTTTAGTCAAATAATTCACCATCATTAAAATTTCAGTAGTATGGGATAAGTCCTTTCATCTTTAACACTCACAAGTAACAGTGCATTTATCCTTTCCGTCTTTACACCACTCAGAACTGTTACCCTTGgagttacaaacacatttcatcttTCCGTCTTCACAGCAACAGGTAACGGTACAAACGCAGATGTTCTTCTTTCTGGCTTCTACACAATCCTGACATGACTCCTTCTTACAGTCTGGACTACAACGTGTATCTTCGCATTCACAAACAACAGTAACTGTACATTTGTTTTTCCCGTCTTCAGCTTCAGTACAACATTGAGATGTGTCATCCTTACAGTTACAGATGCATTTCATCTTTCCATTTTCACAGCGACAAGTAACGACACATGTACAGCAGTTATCGTCTCTCATCGTTTCACCTATATAAAAATTTCAGGAACACttttagtacaataaaaattgctgcttaattttgttttcaatattgcatatgtattatatttgttactcgtgtctttcaatagttttaaaacttatgttGTGACCGATACTCGATCGTATAATCTGTTTTTGTCAAAAATGGaccttttacaaaattaatttacaaaattaaaggtACGTCTTAAATAATTACGAAAACATGtgtgaaaataacactttctatttAGTAGAATTAACACTCGTCTGTTGGATGAAATGCAACATCTAATATTCAGATTTTAAGATGACAGCATCATCCTGAAATGGTAAAATTAGATCAGTTCTGTTTACTGACGTAAAATATGTTTGGTCAGCTTCACAAAATTTCGAAGCGGGACAAACATGTGGGTGGTTTCTTGACATaatcatgtatttaaataaactaactaTTCATTTTGCAACCATAAGTAATTTACTTTTTGATAAGCGTTTTGTAACTCTCCTTTCTAAAATAATTACGTTACGACAGTAACGAAACGTATAGAAATAAGTAAATAGTTACTGATGGTCCGTGTGTCATAAGCATTGATCGACAGTTTGAAGTAGAGAAGGTGCCTTCCCACCGACGCGAGCCTttgtaacataaagaaattagAACCTGGTGCACTTGACGAACCCTAAACTCTAGGGTGTTAGTAATTTTCGTTCCATGTAATATAAATATCGGTCTGCAAGTTGTTGTAAAATATCTTGATTCAGCTATACTAACATCtagtattttacacattattacatatttaatttcGCTGTTACCAGTTTAAATGTTACAGACCTAGACAGCGCTGGCTCATGACCTGTATTCTCTGATCATATCGGTCAGTTATCAAATTGTACTATGTACGATATCACTTTGGTTTGGTTATAgcttaatatttatctttaactaTGTTAGGTTACATGTACATCAGTTTACATCTAATACATGTAAGGGCATCTGTCCGAGACATGAAACAATCTACTGGCAACGAATTCCACTGTTAACTTTCTGAATACTAGTTTTTTGCTTTAGATTAGATAGAACTGTGGATAAAAAGAGCAACGGTAAATACAATTTCGATCTTCAAGGTGAACCAGATCATATCCACAATTACTGTGTAGATTAGCAACAATAAAAAGATACTCCACAAATATCTGTTACTTTCTCTTCTAAAGAAATGACCCCGTTATGGCCACAATGTAAAACGTTCGACTAGTAATATTTGGGTCACCGATTCTAATATCACTTCCTCACAATATCCTATACTATTTCATCGTGGTTGTGTTTTATGTGAGGTTAGTCTTACAATTTGTCGATGATGAccggttgccttccctctggtatttcCCTCGTAAATCACAGAAGAATAGTAGAGaagtcctcgtgtagtttagcgcgaatatcaaatcaaataaacaaataaatatctgtCAATGATAAAAGAGcatagtaattttaaattaaatcaatTTCCTGTATGGTAATAgggataatatattaaaattatgtgttttgtttgtacGCAAAACTGCATACAAGTCTACCTGAACTTACCATCGTGAGGATCGAACTCCATATTCTGATATTATCAGATTAAGGTTACTGCCGAttcaataaaaacacttttatacaGTAATTTAGTATcacctttgttttattaatttaacatcgtaaaattatattcttaaaaatattctCTAT
This sequence is a window from Tachypleus tridentatus isolate NWPU-2018 chromosome 5, ASM421037v1, whole genome shotgun sequence. Protein-coding genes within it:
- the LOC143251182 gene encoding uncharacterized protein LOC143251182, with product MEKAGESKKDDSCCTCVVTCSCENGKMKCVCNCKDDTTQCCTEAKEGKNKFTVTIVCECGDARCSPDCKKESCQDCVEARKKNSCVCNVTCWCENGKMKCVCNCKGNTSQCCEEGETMRDDNCCTCVVTCRCENGKMKCICNCKDDTSQCCTEAEDGKNKCTVTVVCECEDTRCSPDCKKESCQDCVEARKKNICVCTVTCCCEDGKMKCVCNSKGNSSEWCKDGKDKCTVTCEC